A part of Armatimonadota bacterium genomic DNA contains:
- a CDS encoding metallophosphoesterase, with translation MLLHLSDLHFDGAGTNAAIQRAPEIAKAALGDIPGVGAVLCLVTGDLTDKGDPEGYSWVEMFFADLQDSLKTFQPNIEYLGEIYVPGNHDITRPEDAKDLFGLTTALTNLRHPRNLLGPGSVEVAIALEAQAKFFEFEKARTGRSSDSVTEKLSWVRTFKIDNANLEIVCLNTSFACLDEHDQGLLSSYWPEDLSVTDGSFRICLMHHPWNWLKIENGRGIQKHLQGFSDLVLSGHEHDGQEYVRHSKASGETIFFEADALIPPKGPGSQGFSTIALDFDTGQRRTSTFLWHDNRYVPGAAQDWFNMRRDVGVTDGFMVTDKFLDFLDDPGMSTGGVNGTIRLADVFVYPKLRDVTFETHRAQQQGKGPTGPVTPVRNRTAANAKGPQVESRPVTTVTKDETKIDRIIPASDAISKLATEPRMLVVGESKSGKTTLLRKLFADLRSMGKVPLVLCPHDLGSPEIDSVHAALAKRAVEQYGEGADTKFLQVPIEKRAILIDEFQEVKLKSEQLKTLLNSIESLSGMTILFGDELSVLRHVWAAFKDHTILNFRIYRMLPLDGAQQKEIARKVHNVQVAYTDDVQVNEALVQLERNLDGILGQMTVTPLPGDVKAIVRDLISQQTSTAEYGAFGFFYDRMVRNDLSDGVANAGKDAQEIQLNALMDFLTELSFTMYLERTFYVTDEQINQVIALFHKEKIPLERSQLLAVLNRARMIVQDDSGYKFRERYQRYYFMATRLKDMLGDEDTQEDGRAILMAMVETLHEQESADVILFTIYLTRSPWLMKQVITKAHTVLGKLDECDMSTSFDFAQVDKHKQKSELEIYEGIDVDDHHHSTSAESDDDLDEQLLLTIKSMSEAFNTINIIGQALRNYSTKIKLEIREGLAEECYGLALRALTAFIGLVEQGQGELISLARKHLKVNIDPTKENQLASTLLGVCSFGIVRRTTLALASPHLADTLYGVRADATSVSSRMIRTSLLLDLKRIEDTAVAAFYENLDGNPIARNVLTNVVVTNLRTFDSTHNRRQSLCAAVKVDPNMPALFGSPFKPRLAGEK, from the coding sequence TTGCTACTTCACCTCAGCGACCTTCACTTTGATGGCGCTGGTACGAACGCCGCAATCCAACGTGCACCAGAGATTGCCAAGGCTGCTTTGGGTGATATTCCCGGAGTCGGAGCCGTCCTTTGTTTGGTCACCGGAGATCTTACGGACAAGGGGGATCCCGAAGGTTACTCCTGGGTGGAAATGTTCTTCGCAGATCTTCAGGATTCTCTCAAGACGTTTCAACCCAATATCGAGTATTTGGGTGAGATTTACGTTCCAGGGAACCACGACATAACGCGGCCCGAGGACGCGAAGGATCTATTTGGGCTCACGACCGCTCTGACCAACCTCCGACATCCCAGGAACTTACTTGGGCCCGGCTCGGTCGAGGTTGCGATTGCCTTAGAAGCGCAGGCAAAGTTCTTTGAGTTCGAGAAGGCGCGAACTGGACGATCAAGTGACTCTGTCACTGAGAAACTAAGCTGGGTGCGGACATTCAAAATTGACAACGCAAATCTTGAGATCGTGTGTCTGAATACATCCTTTGCCTGCTTGGATGAACATGATCAAGGTCTCTTGAGCAGCTACTGGCCCGAGGATTTGAGCGTAACTGATGGATCGTTTCGGATCTGCCTAATGCACCATCCTTGGAATTGGTTGAAGATTGAGAACGGCAGGGGCATTCAGAAGCATTTGCAGGGGTTTTCAGATTTGGTTCTCTCCGGACACGAGCACGATGGCCAAGAGTACGTCAGGCACTCCAAGGCTTCCGGTGAGACGATCTTTTTCGAAGCCGACGCCCTGATCCCGCCCAAGGGTCCAGGCAGCCAAGGATTCTCAACAATTGCACTTGACTTTGATACTGGTCAGCGCCGAACCAGCACTTTCCTCTGGCACGACAATCGTTACGTGCCAGGAGCAGCTCAAGACTGGTTCAACATGCGCCGTGATGTCGGTGTCACAGACGGCTTCATGGTCACAGACAAGTTTCTTGACTTCCTGGATGACCCTGGAATGTCGACAGGTGGAGTTAATGGTACCATCCGTTTGGCCGATGTCTTCGTTTACCCGAAGCTCCGGGATGTTACTTTTGAGACCCATCGGGCTCAGCAGCAAGGTAAGGGGCCAACTGGCCCCGTGACTCCCGTGAGGAATAGGACGGCCGCTAACGCTAAGGGACCGCAGGTTGAATCGAGGCCAGTAACCACAGTCACGAAGGATGAGACGAAAATTGATCGAATTATCCCGGCCTCAGATGCAATTTCGAAGCTCGCGACGGAACCTCGAATGCTGGTTGTCGGGGAGAGTAAGTCCGGAAAGACGACTTTGCTCCGCAAGCTGTTTGCGGACTTGAGGTCGATGGGCAAGGTGCCACTGGTGCTGTGTCCGCACGATCTCGGATCACCAGAAATTGATAGCGTACATGCTGCCCTGGCCAAACGCGCAGTCGAGCAATACGGAGAAGGGGCCGATACCAAGTTCCTCCAAGTGCCGATTGAGAAGAGGGCAATCTTGATTGATGAGTTCCAGGAAGTCAAGCTCAAGTCTGAGCAGCTAAAGACTCTTTTAAACAGCATCGAGTCTCTATCGGGTATGACCATCCTTTTCGGTGACGAGTTGTCTGTTCTTCGTCACGTATGGGCCGCGTTCAAGGACCACACGATCCTCAACTTCAGAATCTACAGAATGCTCCCACTGGACGGAGCCCAACAGAAAGAGATCGCCAGAAAGGTACATAACGTCCAGGTAGCTTACACAGATGATGTTCAAGTCAACGAGGCGTTGGTCCAGCTTGAACGTAACTTGGACGGGATCTTGGGTCAGATGACAGTCACCCCACTCCCTGGTGACGTGAAGGCCATTGTTCGTGATTTGATCTCACAGCAGACTTCAACGGCCGAATACGGTGCGTTCGGGTTCTTCTATGATCGCATGGTTCGGAATGACCTGTCTGACGGGGTGGCGAATGCCGGGAAAGATGCACAGGAAATACAGCTCAATGCTCTCATGGACTTCCTGACCGAACTCTCGTTCACGATGTACTTAGAGCGGACTTTCTACGTCACGGACGAACAGATCAACCAAGTCATCGCCCTGTTCCACAAAGAGAAGATTCCGTTGGAGAGATCACAGTTGCTGGCGGTCTTAAACCGTGCAAGGATGATCGTCCAGGACGACTCAGGCTACAAGTTCCGTGAGCGATACCAGCGGTATTACTTCATGGCCACGCGACTTAAGGACATGCTTGGTGATGAGGACACGCAAGAGGATGGCCGGGCCATTCTGATGGCAATGGTAGAGACCCTGCACGAGCAAGAAAGCGCTGACGTGATCCTGTTCACGATCTACTTGACCAGGAGCCCCTGGCTGATGAAGCAGGTCATCACCAAGGCTCATACAGTCCTGGGGAAGCTGGATGAATGCGACATGAGTACGTCGTTCGACTTTGCCCAGGTTGACAAGCACAAGCAGAAATCCGAACTAGAGATCTATGAAGGGATCGATGTGGATGACCACCACCACTCGACCTCGGCTGAAAGCGACGACGATCTGGATGAGCAACTTTTGCTGACCATTAAGAGCATGTCAGAGGCGTTCAATACGATCAACATCATCGGACAGGCTCTACGCAATTACTCGACAAAAATCAAGCTCGAAATTCGGGAGGGACTGGCCGAGGAGTGCTACGGCCTAGCGCTGAGGGCCCTGACAGCCTTCATCGGACTGGTCGAGCAGGGACAGGGTGAACTTATCAGCTTGGCGCGAAAGCATCTGAAGGTGAACATTGACCCGACTAAGGAGAACCAACTCGCATCGACGTTGTTGGGTGTTTGTAGTTTCGGCATAGTCAGACGCACCACACTTGCACTGGCATCTCCCCACCTCGCTGATACACTTTATGGCGTGAGGGCCGATGCCACAAGCGTCTCATCAAGGATGATCAGAACAAGCCTGCTCCTTGACCTGAAGAGAATTGAGGACACCGCAGTAGCCGCATTCTATGAGAACCTGGATGGTAACCCTATTGCTAGAAATGTTCTGACAAACGTTGTGGTAACGAATCTGAGGACATTTGATTCAACCCACAATCGCCGTCAATCCCTGTGTGCTGCGGTTAAGGTAGACCCGAACATGCCTGCCCTTTTTGGGTCTCCGTTCAAGCCGAGGCTTGCTGGCGAAAAGTGA
- a CDS encoding GIY-YIG nuclease family protein, which yields MGRKPRSYVYILASSSGTLYTGVTTDIVGRVWQHKTGEFEGFSKKYRCNKLVWSEEFTDVTEAIAREKQIKNWRREKKVRLVESSNPDWRDLAADWYGGSFDSASG from the coding sequence ATCGGTAGAAAGCCGCGGTCTTACGTTTACATCCTTGCGAGCTCATCGGGGACGCTGTACACGGGCGTGACCACCGATATCGTCGGCCGCGTCTGGCAGCACAAGACCGGCGAGTTCGAAGGCTTCAGCAAGAAGTATCGCTGCAACAAGCTCGTGTGGTCCGAGGAGTTCACCGACGTGACCGAAGCCATCGCAAGAGAAAAGCAGATCAAGAATTGGAGGCGCGAAAAGAAGGTCAGGCTCGTGGAGTCGTCGAACCCTGACTGGAGAGATTTAGCGGCGGATTGGTACGGCGGTTCTTTCGACTCAGCGTCCGGCTAG
- a CDS encoding NAD(P)(+) transhydrogenase (Re/Si-specific) subunit beta — protein MLALKLMNGPKTARNGNLLAAAGMGVALLATFFMPGIKNLEWMALAFVVGGVLGTWSARKVQMTAMPQMVALFNGLGGGAVALVALLEYRNFSAEGVTDAVKISTSVLSLVIGSISFSGSLVAYAKLQELMTGRPITYPGQKVLNFLFLLGAAGLIVSLIAWTHSMPLFYVLLMLALVLGVTLVLPIGGADMPVVISLLNSFTGCAAGLAGFVLGNTALLIGGGLVGASGLILTLQMCKAMNRSLENVIFGAFGGGPTGAIAATAGPQGTVRSYSVEDAAIIFASANSVIIVPGYGMAVAQAQHVVKELANKLEEKGIDVKYAVHPVAGRMPGHMNVLLAEADVPYEKLFDLDEINPMMPETDVALVIGANDVVNPAARYDKNSPIYGMPILDVDKCRTVIVSKRSMNPGFAGIDNELFLLPNTIMVFGNAKNTIASLSSAVEQI, from the coding sequence ATGCTCGCACTGAAGCTGATGAACGGCCCGAAGACCGCGCGCAACGGCAACCTGCTCGCCGCGGCGGGCATGGGCGTCGCGCTCCTCGCGACCTTCTTCATGCCCGGCATCAAGAACCTCGAATGGATGGCCCTCGCCTTCGTGGTCGGTGGCGTGCTCGGCACGTGGTCCGCCCGCAAGGTGCAGATGACGGCCATGCCCCAGATGGTCGCCCTCTTCAACGGGCTCGGAGGCGGCGCCGTCGCGCTCGTCGCCCTGCTCGAATACCGGAACTTCTCCGCCGAAGGCGTCACCGACGCCGTCAAGATCTCGACCAGCGTCCTCAGCCTCGTCATCGGGTCGATCAGCTTCTCGGGAAGCCTCGTCGCCTACGCGAAGCTCCAAGAGCTCATGACGGGCCGCCCGATCACCTATCCGGGACAGAAAGTCCTCAACTTCCTGTTCCTCCTCGGGGCGGCCGGGCTCATCGTCTCGCTCATCGCATGGACGCACTCCATGCCGCTCTTCTACGTTCTGCTGATGCTGGCGCTCGTACTCGGCGTGACCCTCGTCCTCCCGATCGGCGGCGCGGACATGCCCGTCGTGATCAGCCTTCTCAACAGCTTCACCGGGTGCGCCGCGGGCCTCGCGGGCTTCGTCCTTGGCAATACCGCGCTCCTCATCGGCGGCGGTCTCGTCGGCGCGAGCGGCCTCATCCTCACGCTCCAGATGTGCAAGGCCATGAACCGCTCGCTGGAGAACGTCATCTTCGGCGCCTTCGGAGGCGGGCCGACCGGGGCGATCGCAGCGACCGCCGGGCCGCAAGGCACCGTGCGCAGCTACTCGGTCGAAGACGCCGCGATCATCTTCGCCAGCGCGAACAGCGTCATCATCGTCCCGGGATACGGCATGGCCGTCGCCCAGGCGCAACACGTCGTGAAGGAGCTCGCCAACAAGCTCGAAGAGAAAGGGATCGACGTCAAATACGCCGTCCACCCCGTCGCCGGACGCATGCCGGGCCACATGAACGTCCTCCTCGCCGAGGCCGACGTGCCCTACGAGAAGCTCTTCGACCTCGACGAGATCAACCCGATGATGCCGGAGACCGACGTCGCCCTCGTCATCGGCGCGAACGACGTCGTCAACCCCGCCGCGCGCTACGACAAGAACTCGCCGATCTACGGCATGCCGATCCTCGACGTCGACAAGTGCCGGACCGTCATCGTCAGCAAACGCTCGATGAACCCCGGTTTCGCCGGCATCGACAACGAGCTCTTCCTCTTGCCGAACACGATCATGGTCTTCGGCAACGCGAAGAACACGATCGCGTCGCTGTCGTCGGCGGTCGAGCAGATCTGA
- a CDS encoding NAD(P) transhydrogenase subunit alpha, whose translation MSLLAVVTIFVLAVFVGLEVIAKVPQTLHTPLMSATNAIHGVILVGAVIVLGTAHDPLGIVLGFVATVFGVLNVVGGFVVTDRMLEMFKRKPKKEGESAK comes from the coding sequence TTGAGCCTTCTCGCCGTCGTCACCATCTTCGTCCTCGCGGTCTTCGTCGGTCTGGAGGTCATCGCCAAAGTCCCCCAGACCCTCCATACGCCGCTCATGTCCGCCACCAACGCCATCCACGGCGTCATCCTCGTCGGCGCGGTGATCGTGCTCGGCACGGCCCACGATCCGCTCGGGATCGTCCTCGGGTTCGTCGCGACGGTCTTCGGCGTGCTCAACGTGGTCGGCGGCTTCGTCGTCACGGACCGCATGCTCGAAATGTTCAAGCGCAAGCCCAAGAAGGAGGGCGAAAGTGCCAAGTAA
- a CDS encoding Re/Si-specific NAD(P)(+) transhydrogenase subunit alpha, producing MRIAVPKETAQGEKRVALTPDGVKELVGKGVEVTVEKGAGDAALYSDQDYETAGAKIAEDVGPVLAETDFVLKVTGPTDNAPNAEIDRIRMGAAYASFLFPTSNPTSVDKLRTAGLTTFAMDLMPRISRAQSMDVLSSMSTVAGYKAALLAADYLPKFFPMLMTAAGTLPPSRVFVIGAGVAGLQAIATSKRLGAIVEAFDVRPAVKEQIESLGGKFVGMNLLTEEAEDAGGYAKEVSSDTHAKELDLIASRLPNVDAVITTALIPGKPAPVLITNDMLKKMRPGSVVIDLAAPNGGNCESTVIGKVVVHEGVTIVGRTDLITSMAHDASRMYSKNMTTFLSLLIKDGALALDMEDEIVKGTMVTHEGKVVHEVTRLSLERGGGA from the coding sequence ATGCGGATCGCTGTACCAAAAGAAACCGCGCAAGGGGAAAAGAGGGTCGCGCTGACTCCCGACGGGGTGAAAGAACTCGTCGGCAAAGGAGTCGAAGTGACGGTCGAGAAAGGGGCGGGTGATGCCGCCCTTTATAGCGACCAAGACTATGAAACCGCCGGAGCCAAGATCGCCGAAGACGTCGGCCCCGTCTTGGCGGAGACCGACTTCGTCCTGAAAGTCACCGGCCCGACCGACAACGCTCCCAACGCCGAGATCGACCGGATCCGGATGGGGGCGGCGTACGCCAGCTTCCTCTTCCCGACGTCCAACCCGACGTCGGTCGACAAGCTGCGGACGGCGGGACTGACCACCTTCGCGATGGACCTCATGCCGCGCATCTCGCGCGCCCAGAGCATGGACGTCCTGAGTTCGATGAGCACGGTCGCGGGCTACAAGGCCGCGCTCCTCGCCGCCGACTACCTTCCGAAGTTCTTCCCGATGCTGATGACCGCGGCGGGGACTCTCCCGCCCTCACGGGTCTTCGTCATCGGCGCGGGCGTCGCAGGCCTTCAAGCGATCGCCACGAGCAAACGCCTCGGCGCCATCGTCGAGGCGTTCGACGTCCGGCCCGCCGTCAAAGAGCAGATCGAAAGCCTCGGCGGCAAGTTCGTCGGGATGAACCTACTCACCGAAGAGGCCGAAGACGCCGGCGGCTACGCCAAAGAGGTCTCGAGCGACACCCATGCCAAGGAACTCGACCTCATCGCCTCGCGCCTGCCCAACGTCGACGCGGTCATCACGACCGCGCTCATCCCCGGCAAACCCGCCCCCGTGCTCATCACGAACGACATGCTCAAGAAGATGCGGCCGGGTTCCGTCGTGATCGACCTCGCCGCGCCGAACGGAGGCAACTGCGAGTCCACCGTGATCGGCAAGGTCGTCGTCCACGAAGGCGTCACCATCGTGGGCCGCACCGACCTCATCACGAGCATGGCCCACGACGCGAGCCGGATGTACTCCAAGAACATGACCACGTTCCTTTCGCTCCTGATCAAAGACGGCGCGCTCGCCCTGGACATGGAGGACGAGATCGTCAAAGGCACCATGGTGACCCACGAGGGCAAGGTCGTCCACGAGGTCACGCGCCTCTCGCTCGAACGAGGAGGCGGGGCTTGA
- a CDS encoding TfoX/Sxy family protein: protein MASRQETVDDVLGALEGVPDVSAKKMFGEYAVYSGAKVTALVADDMFFMRPSSASGPFEAECELLPPYPGAKGHHHVPRAKWADKGWMRAFFEATAAALPEPKPKKPRV from the coding sequence ATGGCGAGCCGGCAAGAGACGGTCGACGACGTCCTGGGCGCCCTCGAAGGCGTGCCGGACGTGAGCGCGAAGAAGATGTTCGGCGAATACGCCGTGTACTCCGGTGCCAAGGTGACGGCGCTCGTCGCCGACGACATGTTCTTCATGCGCCCGTCGTCGGCGTCCGGCCCGTTCGAAGCGGAGTGCGAGCTCCTTCCGCCATACCCCGGCGCGAAGGGGCACCACCACGTCCCCCGCGCAAAGTGGGCGGACAAAGGTTGGATGCGGGCGTTCTTCGAAGCGACCGCCGCCGCCTTGCCGGAACCGAAGCCGAAGAAACCCCGGGTCTGA
- a CDS encoding peptidase S41: MCVRPLMMRPVTLLLVATVAVCALAQNRVVNPGFESGSPGAQPPGWFVPQPSTDAGYTVVVSSEGAKEGKQCAVLSKTGSGAAGFGNMMQSVDAQPFRGKRVKFRAAVRFEKAGDFGQCQLWMRVDRKNGEQGFFNNMGDRPVRTSTWAFYEIVGDVAADAESVNFGMLMVGSGSAFLDAASLGEASGATTAAAPPKALTDRGLENLVAFTKLLGTVRHFHPSDAVERADWEVVAYQGVTAVEGAKDATELAQKLEAWIRPLAPTVRVFPSGSKPPLSAGLKPTSDADKVVVWENVGFGGGTVPKEQNIYRSRRKFVDAPGGKVPEGTTDPGQPFEADLGGGVSCSVPLALFAKGETALPVSQVPEPGASKPEFSGDDRTTRLAAAALGWNVFQHFYPYFDVVKVDWPGVLRRTLTAAATDAGARAFLDTLRTMVASAKDGHGYVAHTSDDRAAQPPIAVTWVDEKLIVTVAGAEALGLKPGDEIQKIDGRSVSEAWKKLEPTISGATPQWRRYRALGELLAGPDGSTVSIEAVHGSGAAFTVSLPRSSDNRIKEPRPAAIEEIRPGIWYVDLDGPRADPEAYFKKIPDLAKAKGLIFDMRGYPNQVAMDVLKRLSDKPVTSALWNVPVFMKPDQEGVDFVKSRWPEEGPIEPRFKAKTAFLTDGRAISYAESVMGIVEAYKLGDIVGGTTAGTNGNIDPFRLPGGYTVVFTGMKVLKHDGSVHHGVGIAPTVPVSRTVNGIRAKRDEVLEKAIETVSAGG, from the coding sequence ATGTGCGTCAGACCGTTGATGATGAGGCCCGTGACTTTGTTGCTCGTCGCGACTGTGGCGGTCTGCGCCCTGGCTCAAAACCGTGTGGTCAATCCTGGTTTCGAATCGGGATCGCCTGGCGCGCAACCTCCTGGATGGTTCGTCCCGCAACCGAGCACCGACGCGGGTTATACGGTCGTCGTCTCGTCAGAGGGGGCCAAGGAAGGGAAGCAGTGCGCCGTGCTTTCGAAGACCGGTTCCGGAGCCGCCGGCTTCGGGAACATGATGCAGTCGGTTGACGCGCAGCCGTTCCGCGGAAAGCGCGTCAAGTTCAGGGCTGCCGTGCGCTTCGAGAAGGCGGGCGACTTCGGTCAGTGCCAACTGTGGATGCGGGTCGACCGGAAGAACGGGGAACAGGGGTTCTTCAACAACATGGGGGACCGGCCCGTGCGGACGTCGACTTGGGCCTTCTATGAGATCGTCGGCGACGTCGCCGCAGACGCGGAATCGGTCAATTTCGGCATGCTGATGGTGGGCAGCGGCTCCGCGTTCCTCGATGCCGCGAGCCTTGGTGAAGCTTCCGGAGCGACCACCGCCGCGGCTCCGCCCAAGGCCTTGACCGACCGTGGTCTGGAGAACCTCGTCGCCTTCACGAAGCTGCTCGGAACCGTGCGCCACTTCCATCCGAGCGACGCGGTCGAAAGGGCCGACTGGGAGGTCGTCGCCTACCAAGGCGTGACGGCCGTCGAGGGGGCCAAAGACGCGACCGAACTGGCCCAGAAGCTCGAAGCCTGGATCCGCCCGCTCGCGCCGACCGTCCGCGTCTTCCCGTCGGGATCGAAACCGCCCCTGTCCGCAGGTCTGAAGCCGACTTCGGACGCCGACAAAGTGGTCGTCTGGGAGAACGTCGGTTTCGGCGGAGGCACGGTCCCCAAGGAGCAGAACATCTATCGGAGCCGGCGGAAGTTCGTCGACGCCCCGGGCGGGAAGGTTCCTGAAGGGACGACCGACCCAGGTCAGCCTTTCGAGGCGGATTTAGGGGGTGGCGTCTCCTGCTCGGTGCCCCTCGCGCTCTTCGCCAAAGGCGAAACGGCACTCCCGGTTTCTCAAGTGCCGGAACCAGGAGCCTCCAAGCCGGAGTTTTCCGGCGACGACCGGACGACCCGCCTGGCCGCGGCCGCGCTCGGATGGAACGTCTTCCAACACTTCTATCCGTATTTCGACGTCGTCAAAGTGGATTGGCCGGGCGTCTTGCGGCGGACCCTGACGGCCGCTGCGACGGACGCAGGCGCGAGGGCGTTCTTGGACACCCTTCGCACAATGGTCGCTTCGGCCAAGGACGGGCACGGTTATGTCGCCCACACTTCGGACGACCGCGCCGCGCAGCCCCCGATCGCGGTCACTTGGGTCGACGAGAAGTTGATCGTCACGGTCGCGGGCGCCGAAGCGCTCGGGCTGAAGCCGGGGGACGAGATCCAAAAGATCGACGGTCGCTCCGTTTCCGAAGCCTGGAAAAAACTGGAGCCCACGATCTCGGGCGCGACGCCTCAGTGGCGGCGGTATCGGGCCCTCGGCGAACTTCTCGCGGGCCCCGACGGATCGACGGTGTCGATCGAGGCCGTCCACGGATCGGGTGCCGCGTTCACCGTCTCCTTGCCGCGCTCGAGCGACAACCGGATCAAAGAACCGCGCCCGGCAGCGATCGAAGAGATCCGGCCGGGGATCTGGTACGTCGATCTCGACGGCCCGCGGGCCGATCCGGAAGCCTATTTCAAGAAGATCCCTGACCTTGCCAAGGCGAAAGGTCTGATCTTCGACATGCGCGGCTATCCGAACCAGGTGGCGATGGACGTCCTGAAACGGCTGTCCGACAAGCCCGTCACGTCCGCGTTGTGGAACGTTCCGGTCTTTATGAAGCCGGACCAGGAAGGGGTCGACTTCGTCAAGTCGAGGTGGCCGGAAGAAGGTCCGATCGAGCCGCGGTTCAAAGCCAAGACGGCGTTCCTCACCGACGGGCGCGCGATCAGCTACGCCGAGAGCGTGATGGGCATCGTCGAGGCGTACAAGCTCGGCGACATCGTGGGAGGAACGACCGCGGGGACGAACGGGAACATCGACCCGTTCCGGTTGCCCGGCGGCTACACGGTGGTCTTCACGGGCATGAAAGTCCTCAAGCACGACGGTTCGGTCCACCATGGCGTGGGGATCGCTCCGACGGTCCCGGTGTCGCGGACGGTCAACGGGATCCGGGCCAAGCGCGACGAAGTGCTGGAGAAGGCGATCGAAACGGTGTCGGCGGGGGGATAG
- a CDS encoding alpha/beta fold hydrolase, whose product MLRLLLPVACAALLSQGCREEPKPAAVRSEDYATARASFKTRLAFRAPSPQLQDMPVAPSGVRVVEYKSGGLKLRAWSSKSTERNRPAVLFLHGGFAFGVEDWDMADPFRKAGYVVMAPILRGENGQPGDFTLLYDEVDDVLAALEALRSDPSVDKDRIFVAGHSAGGTLTLLTALCTKDVRAAASFSGAPDHFQFSNSPGVADIVPYDRAGRAELEMRSPNVFVKSLKCPTRLYFGSEERLFGVMSRAMADAGRSAGKDIEAIETSGDHFTSVNGSIQKAIAFFDGS is encoded by the coding sequence TTGTTACGGCTGCTCCTTCCGGTCGCGTGTGCCGCCCTCTTGAGCCAAGGCTGCCGAGAAGAGCCGAAACCAGCGGCGGTCAGGTCTGAGGACTACGCGACGGCGCGGGCGTCGTTCAAGACCAGGCTGGCCTTCCGGGCTCCGTCCCCCCAGTTGCAGGACATGCCCGTAGCGCCATCGGGTGTCCGCGTCGTGGAATACAAATCGGGAGGGCTCAAACTTCGGGCTTGGTCGAGCAAATCCACGGAGCGGAACCGTCCTGCCGTACTGTTCCTCCACGGTGGCTTCGCCTTTGGAGTCGAAGACTGGGACATGGCTGACCCTTTCCGGAAAGCAGGCTATGTCGTCATGGCCCCGATCCTACGGGGTGAGAACGGTCAGCCTGGAGACTTCACCCTGCTCTATGACGAGGTGGACGACGTGCTTGCGGCCCTCGAGGCCCTGAGATCGGATCCGTCGGTCGATAAAGACCGGATCTTTGTCGCCGGTCACAGCGCGGGCGGGACACTGACATTGCTCACGGCCCTCTGCACGAAGGATGTCCGCGCCGCGGCGTCGTTCTCGGGCGCACCGGACCACTTTCAGTTCAGCAACAGCCCGGGCGTGGCCGACATCGTCCCGTACGACCGGGCCGGCCGCGCGGAATTGGAGATGAGATCGCCCAACGTCTTCGTCAAGAGCCTCAAATGTCCCACGCGACTGTACTTCGGAAGCGAAGAACGCCTCTTCGGCGTCATGTCCCGTGCGATGGCCGACGCAGGTCGTTCCGCAGGCAAGGACATCGAAGCCATCGAGACTTCCGGAGACCACTTCACCTCGGTCAACGGATCGATTCAAAAGGCGATCGCCTTCTTCGACGGCAGTTAG